GCTCGGGCGGGTAGACCACGTCCAGGCCGGCGCCCAGCACCGCCACGGTCCGCCCGGCTTCCAGGGCGCCCTCGTGCGCGGCCGCGTCCACGCCCCGCGCCAGCCCGCTCCACACTTCCACACCCTCCCGCGCCAGCTCCGCCGCCAGGTCGCGGGCGAAGGCCCGCCCGCCGCGCGTGGCGCGCCGCGCGCCCACCAAGGCCACTCGGCGGGCCGCCGGTTCCAGCCGTCCGCGCACCCACACCACCGCGGGGGCCTGCTCCAGGCGGAAGAAGCGCTCCGGGTACTCCGGGTCCGCCGCCGTCACGAGACGACCTCCCGGCGGCTCGAACCCGGAGCCGGGCGCCGTGACTCCAGGGCCCGGCGCGACGTCCTCGGGGCAACTCGCCCCGGTTCGCGCATCCACAGGGGGTTCCGGCCGCTGTCCCGCGGCCGCAGGCCGGCCCGTCCCATCCCGCGCCGCCCGCACGGCATCCTTCAGCGCCCGCTGTTCCTCCTCGGAGAATCCCTCGCGCCCCAGCCGCGCCGCGCTCCACCGCGCGCACCCGAACGGCCCCTCCCCGCTCTCCACCAAAACACGAAGCGCGCGGCCCGAAAGCCCCGCGCCCAGAACACGCCCCGTCGCGTCCACCCGAACCCCCCACCCTGTAAGCCCGCCCCGCGGACCGTGATTCCCGGCCCGGCACCCCGCGCCCCCGCGCGGCGGCCCCGGGCCGGTCCCCGATGCGGCTAGCGCACCGCTTCCGGAGGCTGCGCCTTGCCCCCGGTGAGCACCTCCCACACCAGGCCGCCCTTGCGGCCGGTGTCCCCCTGCTCCCAGAGCTCGCTGCCGTCCTCCCTGACCGTCATGAGCTGCGTGTCGGCCAGCAGGCGCCGGACCTTCTCCTCGAGCCCGGCCTCCCCGGCCTCGAGCAGGCGCAGCGCCGGCTCCCGGTCCGAGGGGCTCCGCGCGTACACGCCGCGCGCCACGGAGGTCACTCCGCCGCGCCGGCACACGTGCACCAGCGCCGAGGCGGCCGACTCGCTGACGGTGCGGTTCTCCTCCAGCAGCATGTCCAGGAGCACCGCGAGGCACTCCGAACCGCCCACCGCCCCCAGCACCCGCGCCGCGCCCGCGCGGCTGTACCACAATCCCGAGCGCGCCAGCGGCAGCACCGCGGACACCGCGTCCTGGCCCATGGCGGTCAGCGCCTTCGCCGCGCTCTCGCGCAGCGTCCAGCTCTCGTGGCCCAGCAGCTCGGTGAGGGCCGGGATGGCCTCCGCCCCGCGCGCGCGGACCAGCTCGTCCACGTGGGCCCGCTTCTTTCGAACATCGTCGCGTTTCAATGCTTCTCCCTCAAACGGGGGTGGCCTTGGAAACTTCTTCGAGCGCCGTCCAGATGCGCTGCTGCAGCTCGGGCAGGCCGTCGCCGGTGTGCGCGGAGATGCGCAGGGGCGGCCCTTCGGCCCAGTCCCCCACCTTCGCGCCGGGCGCCAGCAGGTCGCACTTGGTCAGCACCGGCAGCCGGGGCTTGGACGCCAGTAGGGGATTATACGCCATCAGCTCCGCCTCGAGCATCCGCGCCGCCGCCGGCGGGTCTTCGTGATCGGCGGGCACCATCATCAACAGCACCCGGGTGCGCTCCACGTGGCGCAGGAAGTCGTGTCCCAGGCCGCGGCCCGCGCTGGCGCCCTCGATCAGCCCGGGGATGTCCGCCATGAGGTAGTTGCGCTCGCCGTCCAGCTGCACCAGGCCCAGGTGGGGCTCCAGCGTGGTGAACGGGTAGTCCGCGATCTTCGGCCGGGCCGCCGAGACGCGCGAGAGCAGCGTGGACTTGCCGGCGTTGGGCGGGCCCACCAGCCCCACGTCGGCGATCAGCTTGAGTTCCAGCCGGAGCCGGAATTCCTCCCCCGCCCGCCCGGGCTCCACCCGCCGGGGGGCGCGGTTGGTGGGGGTGGCGAAGTGGGCGTTGCCCCGGCCCCCGCGCCCGCCGCGCGCCGCCACGAACTCCGCGCCGGCGTCCACCAGGTCGGCCAGCACCTCGCCGGCCGGGTCCGAGTACACCACGGTGCCGGAGGGCACGCGGATGCGCAGGTCGCGGCCGGCCTTGCCGTACATCTTCTTGCCCATGCCGTGCCCGCCGCGGTCGGCCTCGAAGCGCTCGTGGTAGCGGAAGTCCAGCAGCGTGCGCATGTGCGGGTCCACCACCATCACCACGCTGCCGCCGTCGCCGCCGTCGCCGCCGTCGGGCCCGCCCTTGGGCACGTACTTCTCCCGGCGGAAGCTGGCGCAGCCGTCGCCCCCGCGGCCGGCGAGGACGTGGATGCGTACGCGGTCGATCAGCACGCGATCACGCGGGCCCGCACGAGCCGCAGCCGCCGGGCGGGCACGAGCCGCCGTCGCCGGCCTTGGGTGTGGCCTTCCCGGAGCCGTCGCCGGCGCCGGGCGTGGCCTTCCCGCCGTCCTCGCTGCGGGCCTTCTTCTTGTAGCCGGCGCTGCGATAGTCGGTGGCGTGGAAGCCGGAGCCCTTGAAGATCAGCCCCGCTCCGCCGCTCACCAGCCGCTTCACCCTGCCCTTGCACTCGGGGCACCGGGTGAGAGCCCTGGCGGTGATGGGCTGCACCTTCTCGAAGCGGTGGCCGCAGTCGGCACACTGGTACTCGTACGTGGGCATGGTGGTGCTTCTCCGCCTTTCAGGCCTTCAGTTTCTGGAGCGACGCCTTGATGCGGCCCAGAGCCTCGCGCAGCACGCTCTCCGAAGCGGCGTACGACAGGCGCTGGTAGCGGTCGTCGAGGAACGCCGCGCCCGGCACGATGGCCACGCGTGCGGTGTCCAGCAGGTGCTTCGCCAGGGCCACCGAGCCCCCGCCGCCGGGCAGCGCCGCGGCGTAGGCCGACAGGTCCACGAACGCGTAGAACGCGCCGGGCGGCGGCTGCATCCGCGCGTGCTTCCAGGTGCGGATCTCCGCCATCACCAGGGCGCGGCGTTCGGCGAAGGCCGCCTGCATGGCAGCCAGGTTCGCGGGATGGGCGGCGGTGAGCGCGAACGCCGCGGCGCGCTGGGCGATCGAGCTGCAGTTGCCCGAGGTCTGGCTCTGCAGCGCGGTCATGGCGTCAATCACGTCCCGCGGCCCCGCCGCGTAGCCGATCCGCCAGCCGGTCATGGCGAAAGCCTTGCTGAAGCCGTTCAGCGTCACGCACCGCTCGGCGAACTCCGGCGCCAGCGACGCCAGGCTCACGTGCGCGGCGCCGTCATACACCAGCTTCTCGTAGATCTCGTCGGTGATCACCCACAGGTCCTTCTCCACCGCCAGCCGCCCCACCGCCTCGAGCGATTCGCGGGAGGCCACCGCGCCGGTGGGGTTGTTGGGGCTGTTCACCATCAGGACGCGCGTGCGCGGGGTGCACGCCGCGCGCAGCGCGGCCGCGTCCAGCGCGAAACCGCTGGAGGCGGAGAGCGGCGCCTCCACCGGCACGCCGCCGGCCAGCCGCACCATCTCCGGGTAGCTGGGCCAGCACGGCGTGGGGATCACCACTTCGTCACCGGGCTCCACCAGCGCCAGCAGCGCGTGGAACAGTGCCGGTTTCACGCCGGCAGCGGCCATCACCTGGCCGGGCTCGACCGGGATGCCGTTCTCCCGGCGCAGCTTCTCCGCCACCGCCTTGCGGAGGTCGGGGATGCCCGCCACGCCGGTGTACCGGGTCTCGCCCTTGCGAATCGCGCCGATGCCCGACTCCTTGATGTCGTCGGGGGTGTCGAAATCGGGCTGGCCCGCACCCAGCGAGAGCACGTCCACGCCCTTCGCCTTGAGATCGCGCGCCGCGTCGTCAATGGCGATGGTCGGCGAGGGCGGCGTGGAGCGCGCCCGGTTCGAGAGCTGCCTCAGGTTCTGGGTCGTCATCACCGCTCCTCCGCGAGCACGGCCGCCACCACCGCAACGTGGAACACGTCCTCGGCCGAGGCCCCGCGCGACAGGTCACAGAAGGGGCGGGCCAGGCCCTGCACGATCGGCCCCAGCGCCCTCGCCCCCGCAAGCCGTTCCACCAGCTTGTACCCGATGTTGCCCGAGTGCAGGTCGGGGAAGATCAGCACGTTCGCGCGACCCGCCACGGGGCTCCCGGGCGCCTTCTTCTCCCCCACCGCCGCCACCAGCGCCGCGTCCGCCTGCAGCTCCCCGTCCATCGCGCGCCCCGGGGCCTTCTCCTTCGCCATCGCCAATGCGGCGCGGATCGCGTCCACCGAGGGGTGCTCCGCGCTCCCCTTCGTGGAGAACGCCAGAAAGGCCGTCATCGGCACGCCGCCGGTGAGCCGCTCGAACGAATCGGCGGTGCTCACCGCGATATCGGCGAGCTGCTCGGGCGTGGGCGCCGGGACCACGCCGCAGTCGGCGAAGAACAGCACCCGCGGCGGGCTGCCCGGCACTTCCATGAGGAAGAAGCTGGACACGGTCTTCACGCCGGGCTTGAGCCCCACCACTTTGATCCCGGCGCGCAGCACGTCGGCGGTGGTGTGCACCGCCCCGCCCACGCCGGCGTCCGCCTCGCCCGAGCGCACCAGCAGCGCGGCGAGCCACATCGGCTGCGCCAGCCGGGCGCGGGCCTCCTGCTCGTCGGCCAGCGCCAGGAGCAGCTGCAGCTGGTGCACCCGTTCCGCGGTGACCGCGGTCGCCGGGTCCACCACCTTCACTCCCACCAGCTTGAGGCCCAGCTGGCGCGCCCCGGCGCGCACCACCGCCTCGCGCCCGATCAGCGTGGGACGGGCCAGCTTGCGCTCCGCCAGCCACTCGGCCGCCTGCAGGATCCGCGGGTCCTCGCCCTCGGGGAACACCACCCGGGCATCCCGCCTCGCGGCGCGCGCCCTGAGCGTCTCCAGCGTGTTCATCGGCGAGTCCCCTCCGGAACCCCTTCCCCGGACCCCACCCACGAAGATCGTGTGGCTCGGCCTGCGCATCCCTTCATCCCCTCCATATCCCGGCCCCGGCCCGCGCCTACCGGCGGGCCTTCAGGGCGAACTTCGCCTTCATGCGCCGCGCCACCAGCGGGGCCACCAGGCCCCGCACGCTGCCGCCGTTGCGCGCGATCTCCTTGACCACCGTGGAATTCAGGTAGGTGTAGCGCGAGCTGGGCATCAGGAACACCGTCTCCAGCCCGGGCCGCAGGCGGCGGTTCATCAGCGCCATCTGAAACTCGAACTCGAAGTCGGACACCGCGCGCAGGCCGCGCACCACGGCGTCCGCGCCCATGCGGCTGGCGAAGTCCACCAGCAGCCCCCGGAACGGCACCACCTCCACCCGGCGCAGTCCCCGGGTGACCTCCCGCACCATGGCCACGCGCTCCTCCACGGTGAACAGCACGCCTTTCTCGTCGCGCGGGGCCACCGCCACCAGCACGCGGTCGAACAGGCTCAGCGCGCGCTCCACCAGGTCCTGGTGGCCGAAGGTCACCGGGTCGAAGGTGCCCGGGAAGATCGCCAGCCTGCCTTTGCGTGCGCTCATGCTTCCTCCCCCGGTCGGCGGTACATCGCCAGTCCCGTGTCGCCGTATCGTCGGTCCAGGAACCTCGCCAGTCGGCCCACACGCTCCGGCGCGCCCGGCCCGGATCGGACCGCGTGCTCCCAGACCACCAGCGCGTCCGGGTGCAGCTCCGCATCCCCCAGGGCCTGCAGCACGTCCATGCCCTCGGGGCCCGCGTAGGGCGGATCCAGGAACAGCAGCTCGAATTCCTGCAGTGGATGCGACCGCACCCAGCGGCGGGAATCGGCCAGGTGAGCCACGGCGCTCGAGGATAGTCCCAGGGAGTCGATGTTGCGCCGCACCACCCGCAGGGCCTGCGCGTCCCGCTCCAGCAGCACCGCGCGGGCCGCACCGCGCGAGAGGGCCTCGAACGACAGCGCCCCGCTGCCGGCGAACAGGTCCAGCACCCCGGCCCCGCGCACCCGCGGGCCAAGGATGCTGAAGAGGGCCTCCCGCACCTGTCCCAGCGTGGGGCGCACCGCCCGGCCGCTCCCCCCGAAGAGGACGCGGCCCCTCAGATCACCGCCCGTGATGCGCAGCGGCATGGGTGCTCAGGATCCGGGACACAAGTCGGAATTATGCGCCCCGCAGCAGGTTGCGTCAACTCGCGGACGTGGGATGTCAGCGGCGGCGGCGGGCCGCCCGCCCGCGGTGGGGCGAGCCCAGAGCCGCAAGGGCCCACGCGGCCAGGGAGGCGGCCTGGCGGGCCGACAGGCCGTCCACTCGCAGGACGGCATGGGCCGCGGCCTCGTACGCGGGGAGGCGGCCGGCCAGCATCCGGGAGAGGTGCGCGGCCGGGTCCCTCTCCGCGCCCCGCAACAGCGGCCTGGAGCGGTGGCCGGCGGCATCCAGGCGGCCGGCCAGGACGACCGGCGAGGCGTCCAGGAACATGCAGCACGCCAGGGCGCGCAGCCGGCGGGCCGCGGCGGGCACGCTGACCAGCCCGCCCCCGGCGGCGATCACCGCCGGGGCGCGGCCGCGCAGGAAATCCAGCGCCTCCAGCTCCAGGGCGCGGAAGGCGGGCTCGCCGTCGCGGGCGAAGATGCGCGCCACGCTCCGGCCGGCGCGGGCCTCGATCCAGGAGTCGGTGTCCACCAGCCCCATGCGCAGGCGAGCGGCCACCAGGGGCGCGAGCGTGCTCTTGCCCGAGCCCATCATGCCCAGCAGGGCCGCGTGCCGCCGGAAAACGCCACGGCCGCCGGGGGTTGCCCGGCGGCCGGTGACGTGCGCGCGGCTGCGTGTGCGCGGATCCCGGGTCACTTCCCGGGGTTGCCCGTCACCAGGTGCGGAGTCACGAGGATGATCAACTCCCGCTTCTGGGTGGTCTTGTTGCTGGACCGGAACAGGTGGCCCAGCACCGGGATGTCCTTCAGGA
Above is a window of Candidatus Eisenbacteria bacterium DNA encoding:
- the coaD gene encoding pantetheine-phosphate adenylyltransferase gives rise to the protein MSARKGRLAIFPGTFDPVTFGHQDLVERALSLFDRVLVAVAPRDEKGVLFTVEERVAMVREVTRGLRRVEVVPFRGLLVDFASRMGADAVVRGLRAVSDFEFEFQMALMNRRLRPGLETVFLMPSSRYTYLNSTVVKEIARNGGSVRGLVAPLVARRMKAKFALKARR
- a CDS encoding HEAT repeat domain-containing protein encodes the protein MKRDDVRKKRAHVDELVRARGAEAIPALTELLGHESWTLRESAAKALTAMGQDAVSAVLPLARSGLWYSRAGAARVLGAVGGSECLAVLLDMLLEENRTVSESAASALVHVCRRGGVTSVARGVYARSPSDREPALRLLEAGEAGLEEKVRRLLADTQLMTVREDGSELWEQGDTGRKGGLVWEVLTGGKAQPPEAVR
- a CDS encoding zinc ribbon domain-containing protein, with product MPTYEYQCADCGHRFEKVQPITARALTRCPECKGRVKRLVSGGAGLIFKGSGFHATDYRSAGYKKKARSEDGGKATPGAGDGSGKATPKAGDGGSCPPGGCGSCGPA
- the obgE gene encoding GTPase ObgE, with protein sequence MLIDRVRIHVLAGRGGDGCASFRREKYVPKGGPDGGDGGDGGSVVMVVDPHMRTLLDFRYHERFEADRGGHGMGKKMYGKAGRDLRIRVPSGTVVYSDPAGEVLADLVDAGAEFVAARGGRGGRGNAHFATPTNRAPRRVEPGRAGEEFRLRLELKLIADVGLVGPPNAGKSTLLSRVSAARPKIADYPFTTLEPHLGLVQLDGERNYLMADIPGLIEGASAGRGLGHDFLRHVERTRVLLMMVPADHEDPPAAARMLEAELMAYNPLLASKPRLPVLTKCDLLAPGAKVGDWAEGPPLRISAHTGDGLPELQQRIWTALEEVSKATPV
- a CDS encoding pyridoxal phosphate-dependent aminotransferase, producing MTTQNLRQLSNRARSTPPSPTIAIDDAARDLKAKGVDVLSLGAGQPDFDTPDDIKESGIGAIRKGETRYTGVAGIPDLRKAVAEKLRRENGIPVEPGQVMAAAGVKPALFHALLALVEPGDEVVIPTPCWPSYPEMVRLAGGVPVEAPLSASSGFALDAAALRAACTPRTRVLMVNSPNNPTGAVASRESLEAVGRLAVEKDLWVITDEIYEKLVYDGAAHVSLASLAPEFAERCVTLNGFSKAFAMTGWRIGYAAGPRDVIDAMTALQSQTSGNCSSIAQRAAAFALTAAHPANLAAMQAAFAERRALVMAEIRTWKHARMQPPPGAFYAFVDLSAYAAALPGGGGSVALAKHLLDTARVAIVPGAAFLDDRYQRLSYAASESVLREALGRIKASLQKLKA
- the pta gene encoding phosphate acetyltransferase — its product is MNTLETLRARAARRDARVVFPEGEDPRILQAAEWLAERKLARPTLIGREAVVRAGARQLGLKLVGVKVVDPATAVTAERVHQLQLLLALADEQEARARLAQPMWLAALLVRSGEADAGVGGAVHTTADVLRAGIKVVGLKPGVKTVSSFFLMEVPGSPPRVLFFADCGVVPAPTPEQLADIAVSTADSFERLTGGVPMTAFLAFSTKGSAEHPSVDAIRAALAMAKEKAPGRAMDGELQADAALVAAVGEKKAPGSPVAGRANVLIFPDLHSGNIGYKLVERLAGARALGPIVQGLARPFCDLSRGASAEDVFHVAVVAAVLAEER
- the rsmD gene encoding 16S rRNA (guanine(966)-N(2))-methyltransferase RsmD, whose translation is MRITGGDLRGRVLFGGSGRAVRPTLGQVREALFSILGPRVRGAGVLDLFAGSGALSFEALSRGAARAVLLERDAQALRVVRRNIDSLGLSSSAVAHLADSRRWVRSHPLQEFELLFLDPPYAGPEGMDVLQALGDAELHPDALVVWEHAVRSGPGAPERVGRLARFLDRRYGDTGLAMYRRPGEEA
- a CDS encoding shikimate kinase → MTRDPRTRSRAHVTGRRATPGGRGVFRRHAALLGMMGSGKSTLAPLVAARLRMGLVDTDSWIEARAGRSVARIFARDGEPAFRALELEALDFLRGRAPAVIAAGGGLVSVPAAARRLRALACCMFLDASPVVLAGRLDAAGHRSRPLLRGAERDPAAHLSRMLAGRLPAYEAAAHAVLRVDGLSARQAASLAAWALAALGSPHRGRAARRRR